The Sorangiineae bacterium MSr11954 DNA segment CACGTGCTCCTCGGGGAGGCGCAGGCCGAAGTGCAGCGCGTCATCGATCAGTACCAGGAAGGTCTGATCACGGACGGTGAGCGCTACAACAAGATCGTCGACATCTGGGCAGGCGTGGCCGACAAGGTCACGCAGGTCATGATGCAGGAGATCGGCAAGGAAAAAGTCGTCGATCCGGAGACCGGCAAGGAGTCGATCGAGCCGAGCTTCAATCCGATTTACATCATGGCCGACTCCGGCGCCCGCGGTTCGACCCAGCAGATCCGCCAGCTCGCCGCCATGCGCGGTCTCATGGCCAAGCCCTCGGGCGAGATCATCGAGACCCCCATCACGGCGAACTTCCGCGAAGGTCTCAGCGTGCTCCAGTACTTCGTCTCGACGCACGGCGCCCGCAAGGGTCTCGCCGACACCGCGCTCAAGACGGCGAACTCCGGTTACCTCACGCGCCGCCTGGTCGACGTCGCGCAGGACGCGATCATCTCCGACTTCGACTGCGGGACGCTCGACGGCATCCGCGTGACGAAGCTGGAGGACGCGGGCGAGGTCATCCAGCCGCTCGGCGACCGTATCCTCGGCCGCGTCGCGCTGGAGGACATCGTCGACCCGCTCACGGGCGAGATCCTCGTCCCGGCGAACACCGAGCTCGAAGAGTCGACGGTCATGTCGATCGAGGAAGCGGGCATCGAGGAGGTCGTGATCCGCTCGGTGCTCACGTGCCAGAGCAAGCGCGGCGTGTGCGCCAAGTGCTACGGGCGTGACCTCGCCCGCGGCTACAAGGTCAACATCGGTGAGGCGGTCGGCATCATCGCCTCGCAGTCCATCGGCGAGCCCGGAACGCAGCTCACGATGCGCACGTTCCACATCGGTGGCGCCGCGGCGCGCGGCAAGATCGAGCAGAGCTCGGTCGAAGCGCGCAGCGACGGCTTCGTGCGCATCCGCAACGCGAACCTGGCGCGCAAGCACGACGGCATCACCACCGTCATGAACCGCCACGGCGAAATCGTGGTCGTGGACGACACGGGCCGCGAGCGCGAGCACCACCGCCTGGTGTACGGCGCCGTCCTCAAGATCAACGAGGGCGACAAGGTCAAGGCGGGGCAGCTGCTCGCCGAGTGGGACGCGTTCGCGATGCCGATCCTCACCGAGCGCTCCGGCGTGGTGAAGTTCGGCGACATCGTCGAAGGCGTGACGATGGTGGAGAAGCTCGACGAGGTCACCGGCCTCTCGCGCAAGGTCATCATCGAGTCGCGCGCGGCCGATCTCCGCCCGCGCGTCACCATCAAGGACCCGAAGACGGGTGAGACGCTCAAGCTGCCGAACAGCCAGCTCGAGGCGCGCTACCTGCTCCCGGTCGGCGCCAACATCGTCGTGCAGGACGGCGACATCATCGACGCGGGCGAGGTCCTCGCCAAGATCCCGCGCGAGACCACGAAGACGCAGGACATCACCGGCGGTCTGCCGCGCGTGGCCGAGCTCTTCGAGGCGCGCAAGCCCAAGGACCACGCGATCATCGCGGAGGTCGACGGCGAGGTGTCGTTCGGCAAGGACACCAAGGGCAAGCGCAAGGTGCTCATCACCCCGTTCGGGCCCGACGGCATCGCGCAGAGCGATCAGTCGCGCGAGTACCTGATCGCCAAGGGCAAGCACATCCAGGTTCAGCCGGGCGACCGCGTTCGCGCGGGCGAGCCGCTGATGGACGGGCCCGCGAACCCCCACGACATCCTTCGCGTCAAAGGCGAGAAGGAGCTCGCGGCGTACTTGGTCAACGAGATCCAGCAGGTCTACCGGCTGCAGGGCGTTGCCATCAACGACAAGCACATCGAGGTCATCGTTCGCCAGATGCTCCGCCGCGTTCGCGTAAAGGACGTGGGCGACACGAACTTCCTCATCGACGAGCAGATCGAGAAGCACATCTTCGAGAAAGAGAATCAGCGCGTCATCGAGCGCGGCGGCCGTCCCGCCATCGCCGAGCCGCTGCTCCTCGGCATCACGAAGGCGTCGCTCTCGACCGAGTCCTTCATCAGCGCGAGCTCCTTCCAGGAAACGACGAAGGTGCTCACGGAGGCCGCCATCTCCGGAAAGACCGACCATCTGCGCGGTCTCAAAGAGAACGTCATCATGGGCCGCCTGATCCCGGCCGGCACCGGTCTGCCGGCCTACAAGCAGCTCCACGTGGTGATCGAGGGCGAGGCGGAGCACCGCCAGCCGCCCGCGGCCCGTCCGGTTCCGGAGGCGCCGCTCTCCTCGGCGGTGAACGAGGAGTAAGCGAGGCTCTCATCGCCTCCTGACGAATCGAAAGCGGCGCGCCCTTCGGGGACGCGCCGCTTTTCGTTTTGTCGTGACGAAGCTCGCCGCTGCGGGGCGGAGCTCGAAGCTGGGCGGGCTCGGGGCTCCGCGAGCTAGGAGGAGCTGGGCGGGCTCGGGGCTCCGCGAGCTAGGAGCTGGGCGGGCTCGGAGCTCCGCGAGCTAGAATGTGCCCGATGCGCCAAAGAGCGCGCCGCCGGGCACCGGAGAAATACTCGCGGTCACGCTCGGCGCCGAGGGCGCGAAGGGCACGGTTTCGCGCGCGAGCGCCGTGCCGTCGATGAGGATCGCGAGGCCCGCGCCGATCGATGCGCCAAACGCCGTGGTGAGGCCTTTGCCCAATCCCTCCCACTCGCAGCCGCTTCCATCGCGCTTCGTGGTGCAGCTCCCGGCGGCGGCATAGGCGAGCCCGCCCCCGGCCGCGGGCAAACCCAAGCGCAGTAGCAACGAGATGGCGCCCGTGGCGTATCGCCCATGGATGGCATGCACGACGGGGCCGCCGAAGATGTATCCTCCGACCCCGAACACGGCGGGCCCCCCATCCTTCGTGGCGCCTGCAGCGATCACCATGCCCACGGAGGCAAGGTCGACGAGCAGCGTTTGATACCCGTACCAGCGGACCCGTGTCGGTGGTTGCTCGCTTGGCGCGGCGGCCAAGCTCGGGGTGGAGAACACGAAGGCCATCGAAAGAACCGCGGCGGAGGCGAACTTGCGCATGCCTCCGTGTTACGGGGCCGTTCGAGCGCTCTCAAATGACAGCAGCTGACACCTTCTGCGCTGCACCCGCGCGTTGCAAGCTGCGAGCTGCGCGTGGTGCGTCGTATCGTGCCGGCCGCACCACGCGCGCCGTCAAGCGGCGTTTTCGACCAAGCCGAACGCGGCGACGCCGCGGCGGCGAAGCTCTCTCTTGAGCCAATCGAATTTGGCGGGGACGCCCAGGATGCGCGCGAGGAAATCGGCGGACCACTCGTCGAAGGTGCGCGAGCCGCACTTGGAGAAATCGCCCCCGTCGCCCGCGAGCACGCGGCGCCATTCGGCGGTCACGCGGAGGAAGGCCGCGGTGGCCAAGAGCTCCTCGCCCTCGACGCGCGCGATGTTGGCCTCCGCGAGTGCCGCTCCGGCGGAGGAAGGAAAGGCGAGACGCGGCGCGTGTCCTTCGCTGAGAAACGTACGAATGGCCTCCAAGCCGACCAAAATGCTCGCGCTCTCCGCCGCCGCGACCAGCGCGCGCAGCCACCCCTCGAAGGGATCCACCGACAGGAGCGCCGCCGTCGCAGTCTGCGCCACGGCCAACGTCGTAGGCACCGCCTTAGCAGTTGCAGGCGCAGGCGCCACCACCGCGGACGTCGCCGTCACCGCAGGTGCCACCGCCACCGCCGGCGTTGCCGTCACCGCCGGCACGACCGCTGCCACCGCCGGCGTTGCCGTCACCGCCGGCGCCGCCGTCACCGCCGGCGCCGCCGTCACCGCCGGCACGACCGCTGCCACCGCCGGCGTCACCGCCACCGCGGGCGCCGCCGTCACCGACGGTTCCGCCTGAAAATCCACCGACACATCGAATCCATCCAGATCCGACATGCTGTCGAGCGCAATGGTCTCCGGCTCGTCGCCCTCGACGACCATCGCAACGGGCGCATCGATCCACGTGGCATCGTTGCCCGAGTACAGCACGCGCGGCGCGTCATCCTCCGAGCCGGCAACGGCATGCGCGCCATTGCCCAAGTACAGCACGCGCGGCGCGTCATCCTCCAAGCCGGCAACGGCATGCGCGCCAATACCCGAGTACAGCACCCGCGGCGCATCACCCTCCGAGCCGGCAACAGCATGCGCGTCATCGCGCCGGCCGCCACCCACCCGCGCAACATCGCAGTCACGCTGTTCACGTCCAGCGCACGGATCGTCGTTCCGCCAAACCAGCGAGTCGACCAAATGAGCCTCGAGCACGCGGGCGAAGTCGAAGCTTCGATCGAGCTCGTCCTCGTCATCAAAAGATTCCGCTGAAGAGGTAAGAGGAACACGCGTCGTCATGGCCCGTGATCATTCGGGATCGGAACGAGACGGGCCAAGAACTTGACGAGTTGTATAAGTCAGCTGCTTTCGCCAGGCGCAGGCGGCGTCGATGGCGATGGCACCTGCGGCTCGAACGCCCGCGCGACCAGCCGCACCAACTCTTCGCGCATCGGTGCGAGCATCGGCAGCGACGCCATGGCAATCAAAGGAACGATGACGCGCGCCGCGTCGTCGACCAGGTGCCGCGTGCGGATCTGGCCGGGCGATTGGTCGTGCGCGAAATAGAGGAGCATCCCCACGTGCAGGAGCCACATCGCTTTGGGCAAGAGGGCCCGAATGTCCTCGGGCATGGGCTCGTCGCCGACCGCTTCGTCGAAGATGGCGACCGACTGCTGACGCACCCCGCCGGTGGACGAAGCGAACGCCGAGAGGGCGCTCTCGGGATCGACCGCCGTGCGAAATATCGCCCCCAGCAAGTGCCGATCGTCGGCCACCACGTCCAGCTTGGAGTGCAGCACCCCACGCACCCGCTCCTCGAGGCCGTTCGCACCCCGAAATGCCGCGCGGGCCGCCTTGTCGTGCGCGAGCTGCATGTCTTCGTAATAAGAGAGGACCAGCGCGTCCTTCGAAGGAAAATAGTAATACGCGGCCCCCAGGGAGACCTTCGCCGCGCGCGCAATATCGCGCATGGTGGTTCGCTCGAAGCCGCGCTTGCGAAAGAGGGCGAGCGCCTTTTTCCGAATCCGTGCTCCCGTTTCGTCGCTCATCGATACGCCCGCGCCGGCCGTCGCGACGTCGTAAGCCCATACGGTGTCATCGGCTTACCTCCCCTTGAACGTGTTCAATTCCTATGACGGTTATGCGTCCCTCTCGAAGCTTGGTCAAGGACGAATTCGAACGCGTTCAACTCCCATCACGCGAACTGCCCCGCGCACGCGCTCGCGCCTCCTGTGCTGGAAATCCAGCGGGAAGGCGCGTTCACGGTGCATCGGAAGAATGGGTTCAGCTCACTCGTTCAACCTCGGCTCACACCCACCGCAGCGGTCGCGCGCACGACGTTGTTTCACGCGCGCGATCGTTCACTCGTAAAACGCCGGCGCGTGCCGCAAGGTTTGATTCTGCTCGTAATCGTGCTGAATCCAGAGGGTAGCGTGGTTCGCCTCGAGGAATTTGGCCGTATCGTTCATCGCCTTGACGCTCTGTTCTTTGTTGAAGTTGAACACCGGCACCCCGCGCTTCTGCCAATTCTCCGTGAAGTGCACCAAGTCCCCCGAGAGCAGAATATTTCCGGTCTTGGGCAGCTTCACGAACAATGTCTGGTGCCCGGGCGTGTGCCCCACCGCGCGTTTCACCACCACCGAGCCATCGCCGAACACATCGAGGTCGCCCTCGAGCTTCTTCACGGGGTTCGACTTGAGGGTCGGATAGTTGGATGGATCGAAGCCGAACTTCGACGGATCCGCCCCGAAGGCCGCCTCGTATTCTTCTTTTTGCATCAAGAGCGTGGCGCGCGGAAACAGGTTCGCATTTCCGTTGTGGTCGGAGTGCATATGCGAAATGCCGAGGAACCCGACGGACGCGGGGTCGACGCCAATTTCTTTGTATTGCGACGCGAGCGTCTTGGGCATGCGCTCCACGGCAAAGTCGTCCTTCTTGCCCGCGGGGCTCTTCGCCAATTCATCGGGTAACCCCGTATCCCAAGCGAGGCTGCCCTTGGGGTGCACGACGAGGTAGCAGGACGCCCCGAGCCTCTTCTTTTCACCTTGGCCGGTGCCGGGGTGGAAAATGGAGACATCGAGGATGTCGATGTCCCCGCAGGCGAAGATATAAAGGCGGAGCCCCTGCTCCGCGGGCTTGTTTCCCGAGGCTTGCGCCGACGTGGACTCGGGTTGGGCGGGGGGTTTTTGCTCACTTGCGCAGCCCGTCAAAGCAGACACGACAGCGGCGGTGCATCCAAGAAGGGTCAGGTGTCTCATGGGGGTGAGACGATGTGCTCGCCGCGGCAGATGGCAAGCACAAACATGGGATCTTCTGCCTCATCGGCGCGCACATGCCACACCATCCACCTGGACCGCTTCGATACCTCTTTAGGGTAGCCCCTGGGGAAAAGGCCGGGCTCCGCCGGGCGGGAGTGCGGCAGGGCTGCGCATTGTTCTTGCGTACGGTCCCGAACCAACATGGCAGCAAACGCAAATGGATTGAGCGATCGCGACTACGACCTGAAAAACGGCAGAGTGCAGGGACAACAGGTGTCGAGCAGTCTGGAGCAGGTTCGAGAGATTCTCTTTGGGGGCCCATTTCGCGAATTGGAGCGAAAACTGGCTCGTGTGGATGCGCACCTCGCGACCGAGGCCGAGGAATTGCGAAAAGAAATGCGCCGTCGCCTCGATGTCCTCGAAGGTCACGTGCAACGCGAGGCGGAGGCGCTCGTCGCCCGTTTCGAGTCGGAGCGGATTGCCCACGCCGAGTCGCTCGCAAAAGCGAACCGCGAGTCGCGCGAAATCATCGGCGCACTTGAGCAGCGCATGACGCGGTTGGAAGAATCGCTCGCGCGGGCGCAACGTGAATTGCGTCAGCAGATCCTCGATCAAGCCAAGGCCTTCCTCGACGAGACGCGGCAGGCGCGCGACGAGATGGCCGCGACCGTCGAACGCGAGCTCGTGGCGCTCACCGAGCCCCACGATTCGGAGAACGAGCGATTCAGTAGCACCTTGGTGCGTGCGCAACTGCCGGATCACTAGAACGCGTGCAGCAGGAGAAACGAAGCAACGGTGGGACGTCCACCTTGCCCGCTCTCCAGGGGCGGCGTTTGCGACGTCCCATTGCACGGGGTGGCTCGGGGGGACCTCCTCTCGGGCCCGACGCTTCGCCCGAGGAGCGGGAGGCGCGCGAACGCGCGAAGTTGAACGAGCTTCGGCAGATCCTCCTCGGTCCCGACCAGGAGCGGCTCGCCAAGATCGAAGAACAGTTCACGCCGGACGCCCTGGGGAAGGCGCTCCCGGAGGCGGCGGTCGCCAGTCAAAAGCAAGGCGAAGATCTCACGTGGGCCCTGCGCCCGACCGTGATGTCCGCCATCCGCGACGCCGTCAAAAACGATCCGCAGATCTTCGTCGACGCGCTGGTGCCCGTCATGGGCCCCGCGATCCGAAAAGCCGCGATGCAGGCGCTGCGCTCCTTGGTGCAGCAGTTGAACGAGACCTTGGCGCACGGCTTTTCGCTGCGCGGTCTTCGCTGGCGACTGGAGGCCGCGCGCACGGGGCGGCCCTTCGCCGAGATCGTGCTCTTGCGCAGCTTGGTCTACCGCGTGGAGCAGGTGTTCCTGGTGCACCGCGAGAGCGGCCTCGTTCTCCATCACTTGGTCGCGCCGGGCACCCCGCAACAAGATCCCGATCAGGTCGCGGCGATGCTCAGCGCCATCGACGCCTTCGTGCACGACGCCTTTCGCGAGGAGGCGCGGCTCGCGCGCTTTCACGTGGGCGAGCTGGTGGGCTGGGTGGAGCACGGCCCGCTCGCGGTCTTGGTCGCCGTGGTGCGGGGCACGGCGCCGAACCACTTCGGCGACGTTCTCCACGAGGTGCAGGAGCGCATTCATCTGCAGTTCCGGCAAGATCTCTCGTCCTTCAGCGGCGAGGTCGATCTGTTCGTGCGCACCGAGTCGCTCTTGCAACGTTGTCTGCAGAGCGAGGTGGTCCCGCAAGCCAAATCGCGAACACGCTTTTACGCGGCGGCGGGCGCGCTGCTCACGGCGGTGGTCTGCCTCGCCGCGTGGAACGCGCACCGCAATCACGTCGAGGAGAAGCGCTTTACCCAGTACGTCGATGTGCTCCGGCGCGAGCCGGGCCTGATGCTCACGTCGGCGCGGCGGGACGGCGATCGCTTCTCCTTCGAAGGGCTGCGCGATCCGCTTGCGCCGTCGCCTGCATCGCTTCTGATGCCCCTCGGCGCGCAGGAGAACAATACCTCGTTCCGGTTTGGCTCCTTCTATTCGCTCGATCCCCGGTTGACGGAGCAGCGCGCAATGCAGATCTTGCAGCCTCCGGCAGGGGTCACCTTGAGCGTGGAGAACGGCAATACACTGGTGGCGCGCGGACGTGCGCCGCGCGCGTGGATCGCATCGGCCCGCATCCTCGGACCGAGCCTGCCTGCGGTGGCTCGCTTCGATACGACGGGTCTGTACGATATGGACATGGATAAAGAGCTGTCCGATGCCGCCGCATCGGTCACGAAGGCGATGATCGTCTTTCCGTTGGGCTCGTCCGACATCACCATCGACCAGCGGGGCCCGCTCGAAGAGGTGGCGAGGGCGACCTTGCGGATGCTCACGATCGCGCCCGACACGGGCAAAGCGGTTACGCTGACCCTCATGGGGCACACCGATCCACGCGGCCCCGAGGCGCAGAATCAGTCGCTGAGCGCGCAGCGCGCCGACCGCATCCAGCGCGAGCTCGTCGATCTCGGCGTACCCGCCTCCGTCCTTCGAACGCGCGGCGAGGGGATCGCCCTCGTATCCGAGTCCGAAGCTTGCGTGGGCAGCCGCTACCGCGGCTCGGCGTGCGCGCGGCGCGTCGATTTCCGAGTCGAGCTCCAGTAATGGCACGCAAGCAGAAGATCTGCATGCTGGGCGCGACCGGCGTGGGCAAAACCAGCCTCGTCGCCCGGTTCGTGCATAGCATCTTCTCCGACGTGTACCGAACCACCGTGGGCGTGACCATCGACAAGACGCGGGTGCACGTCGCCGGGCACGACGTCGACCTGGTGATGTGGGACTTGAGCGGCGAGGACGAGTTCCAGAGCGTCCAGCTCTCCTATTTGCGCGGCGCCGCCGGCTACCTGCTGGTGGCCGACGGCACGCGGCGCGATACGGTGTCGACCGCGCTGTCCTTGCAAGAGTCGGCGGTGGCGGTGGTGGGGAACATCCCGCTCGTCCTCGTCTTGAACAAGGCCGACGTGGCGAGCTCCTGGGACATTGGCGACGACATCGGCGATCGCCTGGCCGAAAAGGGATGGCCCATCGTCAAGACCAGCGCCAAGAGCGGCGACGGCGTGGAGCGCGCCTTCGTCGGCCTGACCCACGCCATCCTCGCGGCGGACGGGGTCATCGAGGCGCGCACATGATCCTGGACGCGAGCATCCTCCCGGCGCTCGACATTCTGGTCCTCGAGCGCCGCGAAGGCCCATGGTTCGTGCCCCGCGGCGCGCTGCCCGCGTGGTGCGAGTGGCTCGACGAGGGCACCATCCGCGTGGGCGTTCCCTTCATCGCCTCCGACGTGTTTCCATTTTTTGCGCTCTTCATCTCCGACGCCGAGGCCACATGGGCCGGCGAGGGGCCCTCGCGCCTCGACTCCGGCGGCTTCACCCAAATCGTCGACGGCGGGCGCGAATTGCATTTGGCGGCCACCGCGCTCTTCGTACAAGGCAGCGCGCTCTTGGTGGTGGCCGAGAGCGAGCGCATTTTCCGAGAGGAGCGCACCATGCTCCAGCGCGCCCGCGAGCTCCGGCTCGCCCACGACGCGCTCTCGCGCGAGGTGGAGCAAAAAGAGGTGCTCGCGCACTGCATCGTGCACGACCTTCGAAATCCGCTCGGCAGCATCCTGGGCGCGCTGGTCTTGCTCGAGAAGCAGCCGCTCGAGAAGGCCGACTCCAAGCTGGTCGAGGTGGCCCTCCGCGCCGCCAACCGCCAGGACGAGCTGATTCGCGAAATCCTCGGCGTCTTCGCGGCCGAGCACGACGTCTCGAGCAACCCGCTCGACGCGCCGCACGCCGACGTTTGCTCGGTGGTGATGCAAATCGCCAGCGTCATGGCGCCCAAAGCCCGCGCGCGCCGCGTGGATCTGGTCCCCCATTTGCGCGTGGTCCACGGCCCCGTCC contains these protein-coding regions:
- the rpoC gene encoding DNA-directed RNA polymerase subunit beta', with amino-acid sequence MRDIFSFFEKPKDPLSFSAIRISLASPEKIREWSHGEVKKPETINYRTFKPERDGLFCAKIFGPVKDYECNCGKYKRMKHRGIVCEKCGVEVIQSKVRRERLGHINLATPVAHIWFLKSLPSRIGNMLDITLKDLEKVLYCEAYIVIDPKETGLARGDLLSEERYLQLLEEYGDDKFAAGMGGEAVLEMLKQVDVHKLSEELRQEMRAATSEAKRKKIVKRLKVCEAFRESGNRPEWMMLTVIPVLPPDLRPLVPLDGGRFATSDLNDLYRRVINRNNRLKRLLELNAPEIIIRNERRMLQEAVDALFDNGRRGKTITGPNKRPLKSLSDMLKGKQGRFRQNLLGKRVDYSGRSVIVVGPQLRLHQCGLPNKMALELFKPFIYNKLEERGYVNTIKSAKKMVEKERPEVWDILEEVISEHPVLLNRAPTLHRLGIQAFEPVLIEGKAIQLHPLVCAAFNADFDGDQMAVHVPLSVEAQMEARVLMMSTNNILSPANGKPIINPTQDIVLGLYYATRERKYAKGSYREGGLHLDKKNEHFEGYLRGVYSSPEEVRMAYDNDEVTIHTGIRVRVIDPETQQRRVVNTTVGRCLISEILPEGLSFDLVNKTLDKKALSALIDACYRKHRNKATVLLADRLRSLGFEYATRAGVSICMDHMVIPDAKHVLLGEAQAEVQRVIDQYQEGLITDGERYNKIVDIWAGVADKVTQVMMQEIGKEKVVDPETGKESIEPSFNPIYIMADSGARGSTQQIRQLAAMRGLMAKPSGEIIETPITANFREGLSVLQYFVSTHGARKGLADTALKTANSGYLTRRLVDVAQDAIISDFDCGTLDGIRVTKLEDAGEVIQPLGDRILGRVALEDIVDPLTGEILVPANTELEESTVMSIEEAGIEEVVIRSVLTCQSKRGVCAKCYGRDLARGYKVNIGEAVGIIASQSIGEPGTQLTMRTFHIGGAAARGKIEQSSVEARSDGFVRIRNANLARKHDGITTVMNRHGEIVVVDDTGREREHHRLVYGAVLKINEGDKVKAGQLLAEWDAFAMPILTERSGVVKFGDIVEGVTMVEKLDEVTGLSRKVIIESRAADLRPRVTIKDPKTGETLKLPNSQLEARYLLPVGANIVVQDGDIIDAGEVLAKIPRETTKTQDITGGLPRVAELFEARKPKDHAIIAEVDGEVSFGKDTKGKRKVLITPFGPDGIAQSDQSREYLIAKGKHIQVQPGDRVRAGEPLMDGPANPHDILRVKGEKELAAYLVNEIQQVYRLQGVAINDKHIEVIVRQMLRRVRVKDVGDTNFLIDEQIEKHIFEKENQRVIERGGRPAIAEPLLLGITKASLSTESFISASSFQETTKVLTEAAISGKTDHLRGLKENVIMGRLIPAGTGLPAYKQLHVVIEGEAEHRQPPAARPVPEAPLSSAVNEE
- a CDS encoding TetR/AcrR family transcriptional regulator, which codes for MSDETGARIRKKALALFRKRGFERTTMRDIARAAKVSLGAAYYYFPSKDALVLSYYEDMQLAHDKAARAAFRGANGLEERVRGVLHSKLDVVADDRHLLGAIFRTAVDPESALSAFASSTGGVRQQSVAIFDEAVGDEPMPEDIRALLPKAMWLLHVGMLLYFAHDQSPGQIRTRHLVDDAARVIVPLIAMASLPMLAPMREELVRLVARAFEPQVPSPSTPPAPGESS
- a CDS encoding N-acyl homoserine lactonase family protein; its protein translation is MSALTGCASEQKPPAQPESTSAQASGNKPAEQGLRLYIFACGDIDILDVSIFHPGTGQGEKKRLGASCYLVVHPKGSLAWDTGLPDELAKSPAGKKDDFAVERMPKTLASQYKEIGVDPASVGFLGISHMHSDHNGNANLFPRATLLMQKEEYEAAFGADPSKFGFDPSNYPTLKSNPVKKLEGDLDVFGDGSVVVKRAVGHTPGHQTLFVKLPKTGNILLSGDLVHFTENWQKRGVPVFNFNKEQSVKAMNDTAKFLEANHATLWIQHDYEQNQTLRHAPAFYE
- a CDS encoding OmpA family protein — translated: MQQEKRSNGGTSTLPALQGRRLRRPIARGGSGGPPLGPDASPEEREARERAKLNELRQILLGPDQERLAKIEEQFTPDALGKALPEAAVASQKQGEDLTWALRPTVMSAIRDAVKNDPQIFVDALVPVMGPAIRKAAMQALRSLVQQLNETLAHGFSLRGLRWRLEAARTGRPFAEIVLLRSLVYRVEQVFLVHRESGLVLHHLVAPGTPQQDPDQVAAMLSAIDAFVHDAFREEARLARFHVGELVGWVEHGPLAVLVAVVRGTAPNHFGDVLHEVQERIHLQFRQDLSSFSGEVDLFVRTESLLQRCLQSEVVPQAKSRTRFYAAAGALLTAVVCLAAWNAHRNHVEEKRFTQYVDVLRREPGLMLTSARRDGDRFSFEGLRDPLAPSPASLLMPLGAQENNTSFRFGSFYSLDPRLTEQRAMQILQPPAGVTLSVENGNTLVARGRAPRAWIASARILGPSLPAVARFDTTGLYDMDMDKELSDAAASVTKAMIVFPLGSSDITIDQRGPLEEVARATLRMLTIAPDTGKAVTLTLMGHTDPRGPEAQNQSLSAQRADRIQRELVDLGVPASVLRTRGEGIALVSESEACVGSRYRGSACARRVDFRVELQ
- a CDS encoding GTP-binding protein, with amino-acid sequence MARKQKICMLGATGVGKTSLVARFVHSIFSDVYRTTVGVTIDKTRVHVAGHDVDLVMWDLSGEDEFQSVQLSYLRGAAGYLLVADGTRRDTVSTALSLQESAVAVVGNIPLVLVLNKADVASSWDIGDDIGDRLAEKGWPIVKTSAKSGDGVERAFVGLTHAILAADGVIEART
- a CDS encoding HAMP domain-containing histidine kinase → MILDASILPALDILVLERREGPWFVPRGALPAWCEWLDEGTIRVGVPFIASDVFPFFALFISDAEATWAGEGPSRLDSGGFTQIVDGGRELHLAATALFVQGSALLVVAESERIFREERTMLQRARELRLAHDALSREVEQKEVLAHCIVHDLRNPLGSILGALVLLEKQPLEKADSKLVEVALRAANRQDELIREILGVFAAEHDVSSNPLDAPHADVCSVVMQIASVMAPKARARRVDLVPHLRVVHGPVHVRGDELRLFRVVGNLVQNALQYSPHDGAVRLTVHLDADAPTFIRVDVEDDGAGVPPALLPHLFRKFARAGDGTPGTGLGLYFCRITVERWGGAIGYEPRPEGGSRFWFRLPKWSPRTT